One Accipiter gentilis chromosome 25, bAccGen1.1, whole genome shotgun sequence genomic region harbors:
- the SOCS4 gene encoding suppressor of cytokine signaling 4: MAENKDSNIKNTDVRPKSSRSRSADRKDGYVWSGKKLSWSKKSEHCSDAETASAAGRSGTNLRSQERKYSCSSIELDLDHSCGHRFLGRSLKQKLQDAVGQCFPIKNCSSRHTSGLPSKRKIHISELMLDKCPFPPRSELAFRWHLIKRHTAPISPKAEDWIIADLSQHEEREDQLRDDEIANGGADSPSQSCDFTDSSSSRGDLRSELVTGKVVRSSKDESDMDSDDEVITLCTSSRKRNKPKWETDDELLRMETPPKYHTQIDYVHCLVPDLLQINNNPCYWGVMDKYAAEALLEGKPEGTFLLRDSAQEDYLFSVSFRRYSRSLHARIEQWNHNFSFDAHDPCVFHSPDITGLLEHYKDPSSCMFFEPLLSTPLNRTFPFSLQHICRTVICNCTTYDGIDALPIPPSVKLYLKEYHYKSKVRVLRIDVPEQQS, translated from the coding sequence ATGGCAGAAAATAAGGACAGTAATATTAAAAACACAGATGTGAGACCCAAAAGCAGCCGGAGCAGAAGTGCAGACAGAAAGGATGGTTACGTCTGGAGTGGAAAGAAGCTCTCCTGGTCAAAAAAGAGTGAGCATTGTTCTGATGCTGAAACAGCAAGTGCTGCAGGAAGATCAGGGACTAACTTAAGGAGCCAAGAGAGGAAGTATAGCTGTTCATCTATCGAGCTGGATCTAGACCATTCGTGCGGTCACAGGTTTTTAGGCCGCTCTCTCAAACAGAAGCTGCAAGATGCTGTGGGTCAGTGCTTTCCCATAAAGAATTGTAGCAGCCGGCACACCTCAGGACTgccatcaaaaagaaaaattcatatCAGTGAGTTAATGCTAGATAAGTGTCCTTTCCCTCCACGCTCGGAGCTAGCTTTTCGGTGGCACTTGATCAAAAGACATACAGCCCCTATAAGCCCAAAAGCAGAGGACTGGATAATTGCTGACTTATCCCAGCATGAGGAAAGGGAAGATCAGCTGCGAGACGATGAGATTGCCAATGGGGGAGCGGACTCTCCCTCCCAGTCCTGCGACTTCACTGACAGCAGTTCCTCTAGGGGTGATTTGAGGTCTGAGTTGGTTACAGGTAAGGTGGTAAGGAGCAGTAAAGATGAGAGCGATATGGACTCTGACGATGAAGTTATAACACTGTGCACAAGttctagaaaaagaaacaagcccAAATGGGAAACGGATGATGAGCTGCTACGGATGGAAACACCTCCGAAATACCATACGCAGATTGATTATGTCCACTGCCTAGTCCCAGACCTCCTCCAGATCAATAACAATCCCTGCTACTGGGGAGTCATGGATAAATATGCAGCTGAGGCACTGCTAGAAGGAAAGCCAGAGGGAACATTTTTGTTACGAGATTCTGCCCAAGAAGACTATTTGTTTTCTGTGAGCTTCAGGCGCTACAGTCGTTCCCTCCACGCGCGGATAGAGCAGTGGAATCACAACTTCAGCTTTGATGCCCATGATCCTTGCGTCTTCCATTCTCCGGACATCACGGGACTCCTAGAGCACTACAAAGATCCAAGTTCCTGTATGTTCTTTGAACCACTTTTATCCACTCCGCTAAACAggacttttcctttttctcttcaacATATATGTAGAACGGTTATTTGTAACTGTACAACTTATGATGGTATTGACGCACTTCCCATTCCTCCATCGGTGAAGCTGTATCTGAAGGAATATCATTATAAGTCGAAAGTTAGAGTACTCAGGATTGATGTACCAGAGCAGCAaagctag